The genomic window ACAAAATCTATCTGTTGTTCCAGTGGCTTGAAGCCGATAATCTGTAGCTCCTTCATAAAGAAGTTTTTGCGGCTTGTGATTTCTGACACCTTCCATGAGGGATTCGTCCTCTCCCCAAAACCTAGCCTTGAACTGTTGATCTGGCATGGATGTTCCCGTATCTAATAAGCACAAACAAGTCAAATTTCTGAGTGATAATTGGAGGTGTTTCATGAAACTGTGAATGAGAAGCTTGCATTGCAGAGAGAACATAGAAGACTAAAATTGAAACTGGAAGGGAAAACAAATAGATGAATCTACCTCAATATCAAACATCTCAAGGAATGGTGCAGCTTCAAGGAGGATTCTCATCCATAGTAGATTGAATTTGACGAAAATGCCATGTACAGATAGCTTCCTAAGCGTGTTGAATGCAGTGCAACGTTGTTTTCCTTCCGGTTGCATCCAAAgctgaagggaaaaaaaacagataaagaatTCCATTTTCATCAAGAGCTGCAACAAAGAAAGATGAAGGAAACACGGAAGAACATATTGCTGTTTTGCATGTCTAGAGATCAACTGTGCTCACTAcgaaaacaagaaaaataaaagttttGACATACACATACGTCTCACATAAACCATGCTCACTAGATTAGCTCTTTCTTATTAATTATATGTCTCCAAGCAATTATAAATACAATAAGCAAAAACAGGAATTACTGGAACAAAAAACAAGGCAGCTAGAGCAAGCATGATATAACTAATGATTTTTTCGTAAAGTTACTTAATACTGAACATAGATCTCTGCTGTAAATCATTTAAAATTAGAAGCCCATTAAACACAGCAATGATAATGATAATATGAGTCCACAAAATATTTACATGGACTAACCTTTTCTCCTTGGAAATCTAATTTCATAGTATGTATGCTTGTAGTATCACTTATAACTTCACTTAACACAAATCCTTGAACATCATCTGATGCAGGGCATATGAGGCATAATTCCTTCAGGGACGGAACAACACCAAATGACAGGGGAGCATAGGGACAAAGCCATGTATCCCACTCAAGACGCTCCAGTTTTGGCAGGCAAACTATCTCAAGTCTTCCCAACATGCAAAAGTTGAGTTGAAGAACACTGAGTTTTACGTCTGGTGCATCTATCTTACATGCCCTGCGCCCCCCTGCATCACAATTTGAGAGATATAGATGTTGTAGTTGCAGGCAGCAGTCAAATAGGTGATGATTGATGTCCCATTTAGCAAAGCACAAGTTGTATAGAGATAGCCTTGTGAGGCAATGAAATACACTAGGATAATCACTAAAAAATTCTTTCACAACACCAGCTTGCTGTAGCATATGCTCATTCGTGCAGTCTGGAATTTCCGTTTCGTCAAAAATAGCAAGGTTCAAATCTTTCAAGATCCCAATGTCAATTGCTTCACTAACTAGAGGGCCAATGTCAAATGCGTAGTTATTGATCAAGTAGATGTTAAGTTGCAATCTTGTAATGGCACCCTCACTCCGAGGGGTAGCCAAGAAGCACCTGATCGCTTTATTAAGCGATGACATTGCTTCATCCATGTGTTCATCCTCAATGGGATTTGGTTGCGGGGCAGGTAGGAAATCCTTGACATCAATTGTGAGCCCACGGAGCAACCATGGCAGATGTTTCCACCGCATTGACAACACACTTGTCCTTACAGTCGTAGTTATGTCAACTCTTCCCAAGATAGACAGTAAaagatcatcaatcaatatgcTGAGTCTAtcttcatcctccacattctgcAACAAAATAGACCATCCAGTTACACAGTTAGCAAATGACTAACTACAAGATACATAATGTAGTATGTACCAAAAAATAGTCGTCGAATAAGTGACGGGAGTCATACCCAGCAAGAGTACTGTATTGCATCACCTGTTTGTTACAAACCCTATTTTGATAATTGATTTTGTATGATGTGAGTAGCAGACCTTTTTGTACAGTTTATAGGATACTCTTGTTTTAAATCTTAGTAAGTTAAAAACAGAAATATGAATAAAGAGTCCTGTGACGACAACTGGTGACAGTAAAAAGTAGTAACCATGTGTATCCTCTCACTAAAAAGCCACAAAATAGTCGAGCAAATCCTGGTTTACCAGCACAAGAAGACATCCTGGTTTACCATATTATAAAGCAGCTGAACCTAAACGATGACTAGTAAAAAAGTAACAACGCACAGCAAATGCGACGGAAACAAAGATAACAAGACTTACGGAGCTTATTCTATTATTATTAAACTCCATGTATGATCCAATCTGATTGGGGGGCTTTAGAACCTCCGAAGCTGTGGTGCAAATATGTCGAAGATCCGATGTTCGAGTTAATTTATAAAGGCGCGAGCTCCTCCTCCGAAGCGATGAAGTAGCTCTGCCGAAAACCCGATGCTCGACTCGAGTTTATTTATAAAGCGTCCCCACCCCAAAAAAACAGATATCCAACTCGAACTAGAACCACCTTTCAATGTTCCCAGTTATTCCGAAATCGAGTAAAGTAAACCGTCTTGCTTTGAACTTATATTACCTTTGAGAAGATACACAGTGGAACAAAGGAAGAGCAAATCGAATCGAACTCCCAGAAGAGGAAATCAATTCATGTCCAGGTGGATCTCCGCTCCGATTGACCGAGAGGCGAGGGGGCGGTGGCAGCCGGC from Phragmites australis chromosome 14, lpPhrAust1.1, whole genome shotgun sequence includes these protein-coding regions:
- the LOC133890931 gene encoding uncharacterized protein LOC133890931 isoform X1; this translates as MEFNNNRISSNVEDEDRLSILIDDLLLSILGRVDITTTVRTSVLSMRWKHLPWLLRGLTIDVKDFLPAPQPNPIEDEHMDEAMSSLNKAIRCFLATPRSEGAITRLQLNIYLINNYAFDIGPLVSEAIDIGILKDLNLAIFDETEIPDCTNEHMLQQAGVVKEFFSDYPSVFHCLTRLSLYNLCFAKWDINHHLFDCCLQLQHLYLSNCDAGGRRACKIDAPDVKLSVLQLNFCMLGRLEIVCLPKLERLEWDTWLCPYAPLSFGVVPSLKELCLICPASDDVQGFVLSEVISDTTSIHTMKLDFQGEKLWMQPEGKQRCTAFNTLRKLSVHGIFVKFNLLWMRILLEAAPFLEMFDIEIREHPCQINSSRLGFGERTNPSWKVSEITSRKNFFMKELQIIGFKPLEQQIDFVKAVMQQAPNLDTVLLKYDDPCEDCEKMGIFPPRPSTGLVFPVSKDERDIVVNLLKDGVSSHARIIFGN
- the LOC133890931 gene encoding uncharacterized protein LOC133890931 isoform X2; protein product: MRWKHLPWLLRGLTIDVKDFLPAPQPNPIEDEHMDEAMSSLNKAIRCFLATPRSEGAITRLQLNIYLINNYAFDIGPLVSEAIDIGILKDLNLAIFDETEIPDCTNEHMLQQAGVVKEFFSDYPSVFHCLTRLSLYNLCFAKWDINHHLFDCCLQLQHLYLSNCDAGGRRACKIDAPDVKLSVLQLNFCMLGRLEIVCLPKLERLEWDTWLCPYAPLSFGVVPSLKELCLICPASDDVQGFVLSEVISDTTSIHTMKLDFQGEKLWMQPEGKQRCTAFNTLRKLSVHGIFVKFNLLWMRILLEAAPFLEMFDIEIREHPCQINSSRLGFGERTNPSWKVSEITSRKNFFMKELQIIGFKPLEQQIDFVKAVMQQAPNLDTVLLKYDDPCEDCEKMGIFPPRPSTGLVFPVSKDERDIVVNLLKDGVSSHARIIFGN